A DNA window from Candidatus Bodocaedibacter vickermanii contains the following coding sequences:
- a CDS encoding ABC transporter ATP-binding protein: protein MEKNRIEPWQSFDEVPQIQIEGISKRYGNFPALRKLDLEIYKGEFFSLLGSSGCGKTTLLRILGGFESPSQGRILIDGIDITKLPPYKRPINMMFQSYALFPHMTVEENVAFGLKQENLSKKEIINRVDHYLELVDMIDLRKRKPDQLSGGQRQRVALARCLAKQPRVLLLDEPMAALDKRLREKTQFQLVNIQEKVGITFIMVTHDQEEAMTMSTRLGIMRGGQILQVGTPKEIYEYPNSQYVATFIGNANVLDGVVIETHQNHSIIRNDANDCMIYVSPASNAAADSLAHVSVRPEKILISKEPFEVEYNILTGIVDEIAYWGDVSMYHIQLASKQIIQVMVPNLLRGADRPITWNDKVYLHWKPQNGVLLVS from the coding sequence GTGGAAAAAAATCGAATCGAGCCCTGGCAATCTTTTGATGAAGTTCCTCAAATACAAATTGAAGGAATATCAAAACGATATGGAAATTTCCCAGCGCTTAGAAAATTAGATCTTGAGATTTACAAAGGTGAGTTTTTCTCCTTACTAGGCAGTTCGGGATGTGGAAAAACAACTCTGCTTAGAATCTTGGGCGGCTTCGAATCTCCATCACAAGGGCGCATCTTAATTGACGGAATTGATATTACAAAACTTCCCCCATACAAACGCCCCATCAATATGATGTTTCAATCCTATGCTTTATTTCCTCATATGACGGTTGAAGAAAATGTAGCCTTTGGATTAAAGCAAGAAAACCTATCTAAAAAAGAAATTATTAATCGCGTCGATCATTATTTAGAATTGGTCGATATGATTGATCTGCGAAAACGCAAGCCTGATCAACTTTCAGGTGGTCAACGTCAACGAGTTGCTCTTGCACGTTGCTTAGCAAAACAACCTCGGGTACTTTTGCTGGACGAGCCTATGGCTGCGCTAGATAAACGCCTGAGAGAAAAAACACAGTTTCAACTTGTGAACATTCAGGAAAAAGTTGGCATCACGTTTATCATGGTCACTCATGATCAAGAAGAAGCCATGACTATGTCTACCCGATTAGGCATTATGCGTGGTGGTCAAATATTGCAGGTGGGAACTCCAAAAGAAATTTATGAATATCCAAACTCTCAATATGTTGCAACATTCATTGGTAATGCAAACGTGTTAGACGGGGTTGTAATCGAAACCCATCAGAATCATTCCATCATTCGAAACGATGCGAACGATTGTATGATTTATGTTTCTCCGGCTTCAAATGCAGCAGCCGACTCCTTGGCTCATGTATCAGTCCGACCTGAGAAAATATTAATTTCCAAAGAACCGTTTGAGGTTGAATACAATATCTTAACTGGAATTGTTGATGAAATTGCATATTGGGGTGATGTTTCGATGTATCACATTCAGCTTGCTTCAAAACAAATCATTCAGGTAATGGTGCCAAACTTATTGCGTGGGGCAGATCGCCCCATTACCTGGAATGACAAGGTATATTTGCATTGGAAGCCTCAAAATGGCGTTTTATTGGTAAGTTAA
- a CDS encoding ABC transporter permease subunit: protein MNKKNSQLIRIKNWAAIFKPNEKYVLILPYIWCVLFLLIPFLILLKISLSDYIFGTPPFSPVFEWVDQRYLRIQLFFSNYEFFFKDFLYIRVYIESILMALVSTCIATIISYPFAYAIHKSSPAIKTLLILLIVLPFYTSFLLRVYAWVGLLNAQGGINGLLIWIGIIDEPLKLLYTKFAVVIGIVYCYLPFMILPLYVSLDKMDRECLEAAYDLGCHPIKAFFTITVPLTKNGLFAGFILMFIPAIGEFVIPEILGGANTLMIGRIVWNEFFNNHDWPFAASIAILMFFFVVIPLNYLQKSASNKDTNDE from the coding sequence ATGAATAAAAAAAACTCTCAATTAATACGCATAAAAAACTGGGCCGCCATATTCAAGCCCAACGAAAAATACGTATTAATTCTGCCATACATTTGGTGTGTTTTATTTCTTTTGATTCCATTTTTAATTTTGTTAAAAATCAGCTTATCTGATTACATATTTGGAACACCACCTTTCAGCCCTGTTTTTGAATGGGTTGATCAACGGTATTTGCGAATTCAATTATTTTTTTCAAACTATGAATTCTTTTTCAAAGACTTTCTTTATATTAGGGTTTACATTGAATCGATTTTGATGGCGCTGGTTTCAACTTGCATCGCAACCATCATTTCATACCCCTTTGCGTATGCTATACATAAATCATCTCCTGCTATAAAAACCTTATTAATCCTCTTAATTGTTTTGCCATTTTATACTTCGTTTCTATTGCGCGTATATGCATGGGTTGGGTTATTAAATGCGCAAGGTGGTATCAACGGTCTCTTAATATGGATTGGTATCATCGATGAACCACTGAAACTGTTATATACAAAGTTCGCAGTTGTAATCGGTATTGTCTACTGTTACTTACCTTTTATGATCTTGCCCCTGTATGTGTCTTTAGACAAAATGGATCGCGAATGTTTGGAGGCCGCCTATGATCTTGGATGTCACCCTATTAAAGCCTTTTTCACAATCACCGTTCCATTGACTAAAAATGGATTGTTTGCGGGTTTCATATTAATGTTTATTCCTGCGATTGGGGAATTTGTAATTCCAGAAATTTTAGGGGGCGCCAATACATTAATGATCGGTCGCATCGTTTGGAATGAATTTTTTAATAATCATGATTGGCCATTTGCTGCATCGATCGCAATTTTAATGTTTTTCTTTGTGGTCATACCCTTAAATTATCTTCAAAAATCAGCATCAAATAAGGATACAAACGATGAATAG